A region of Diospyros lotus cultivar Yz01 chromosome 3, ASM1463336v1, whole genome shotgun sequence DNA encodes the following proteins:
- the LOC127796794 gene encoding coilin isoform X2 produces the protein MILPLMDGFVLPPFESTSILKDKDEIKVERKGKTLSRIVQEDGGANLVVEDEIVEKQPVLTGMPLLASEEFEKEAGGYQSEPEQEEDRQSQDALHVESSHGGNVVSKKRKAAEKRQSSKKKKKLHVDPQDNNNEFHIEQAGCELHRAKRIDKKKKISDVKSRPKTEITPTRAKINNDICESLPSPKESVELEENNAGCADVPGTSHVDRKGSRSSRRKRASRIWLREIKAAEKELAASKMQQNQMQSPEKGILKKSVEHHHQNQNSEADDKIVSDDEIVPIVIRPGHIRFEPLQEDQTVQRNQPSVEAFQWSGIASKKKGIKLQDPFQWNGITSKKKGQQWGKEKVSFWRNDDKVSNNEHYTKTTTKKMKPINDPIEFDKLASFTGLPKEGDVIAYRLIELSSTWTPELSSYRVGKTSWYDAKSNRVLLTPVPEYPIHLQKPDEDASEPPSENSLYGEDGSLEVDFSLLIDARIVKHGQSDLSKVVTGWVNDGPVGNDIASSSDAPGNNDKHTLTSTPEEGEINVWDELSQALSAKKTELVKENGWGKESSSSGRKSWSYRAMRGSALGPTMAILRARKDI, from the exons ATGATATTGCCACTG ATGGATGGCTTTGTGTTGCCGCCATTTGAGTCAACAAGTATTCTAAAGGATAAAGATGAAATTAA AGTCGAAAGGAAGGGGAAAACGCTATCTAGGATTGTCCAGGAAGATGGTGGAGCAAATTTAGTTGTGGAAGATGAAATTGTAGAGAAGCAGCCTGTGCTCACTGGTATGCCTCTTTTAGCAAGTGAGGAGTTTGAAAAGGAGGCTGGTGGTTACCAAAGTGAACCTGAACAAGAGGAAGACAGACAGTCACAGGATGCATTACATGTGGAGAGTTCACATGGCGGAAACGTGGTttcgaagaaaagaaaagcagcAGAGAAACGCCAGAGCTCTAA gaagaagaaaaaacttCACGTGGATCCTcaagataataataatgagtTTCACATAGAGCAGGCTGGCTGTGAACTGCACCGTGCAAAGAGGattgacaagaagaagaaaatatctGATGTAAAGAGCAGACCAAAGACAGAGATTACTCCTACAAGAGCCAAGATTAATAATGACATCTGTGAATCTTTGCCTAGTCCAAAGGA GTCTGTTGAGCTTGAAGAGAACAATGCTGGATGTGCTGATGTACCTGGGACATCCCATGTAGATAGGAAG GGTTCTAGAAGTTCCCGGAGGAAAAGGGCCTCAAGGATATGGCTGCGGGAAATAAAAGCAGCTGAGAAAGAG CTTGCAGCGTCTAAAATGCAGCAAAATCAAATGCAATCTCCTGAAAAGGGTATTCTTAAGAAGTCCGTTgaacatcatcatcaaaaccaaaatagtgAAGCAGATGACAAGATTGTTTCAGATGATGAGATTGTTCCCATTGTGATTAGGCCAGGACATATTCGCTTTGAACCTCTGCAGGAGG ACCAGACTGTCCAGCGAAACCAACCTTCAGTG GAAGCATTTCAATGGAGTGGAATTGCCAGCAAGAAAAAGGGAATCAAGCTTCAGGATCCATTTCAGTGGAATGGAATTACCAGCAAGAAAAAGGGTCAACAATGGGGTAAAGAAAAAGTTTCATTCTGGAGGAATGACGATAAAGTTTCCAACAATGAACATTATACGAAAACAACTACCAAAAAAATGAAGCCTATAAATGATCCCATTGAATTTGATAAGCTTGCATCATTTACTGGTTTGCCTAAG GAAGGTGATGTGATTGCATATCGTCTAATTGAGTTATCGTCAACCTGGACACCCGAGCTTTCCTCTTACCGA GTTGGGAAAACATCATGGTATGATGCTAAATCCAATAGAGTCCTGCTCACACCAGTTCCAGAATATCCAATACATTTACAGAAACCAGATGAAGATGCAAGCGAACCACCATCAGAAAACTCTCTCTATGGGGAAGATGGATCTTTAGAG GTAGATTTTTCATTACTCATTGATGCACGGATTGTCAAGCATGGCCAGTCAGATCTTTCGAAAGTAGTAACTGGCTGGGTTAATGACGGTCCAGTTGGCAATGATATTGCCTCATCAAGTGATGCGCCTGGGAATAATGACAAACACACGCTTACTTCTACACCAG AAGAAGGAGAAATAAATGTGTGGGATGAACTCAGCCAGGCTCTAAGTGCCAAGAAAACAGAGTTGGTTAAGGAAAATGGTTGGGGTAAAGAGAGTTCTAGCAGTGGTAGGAAATCATGGTCATACAGAGCCATGAGAGgcagtgcacttggcccaacaatGGCTATTCTAAGAGCAAGGAAGGATATATAA
- the LOC127796794 gene encoding coilin isoform X1 gives MGRVRLRVEFLDRHILSKSQRSEGLKRSWILLQPLLETVSDLSSHLLHAFDLHHSCPNGVILSMDGFVLPPFESTSILKDKDEIKVERKGKTLSRIVQEDGGANLVVEDEIVEKQPVLTGMPLLASEEFEKEAGGYQSEPEQEEDRQSQDALHVESSHGGNVVSKKRKAAEKRQSSKKKKKLHVDPQDNNNEFHIEQAGCELHRAKRIDKKKKISDVKSRPKTEITPTRAKINNDICESLPSPKESVELEENNAGCADVPGTSHVDRKGSRSSRRKRASRIWLREIKAAEKELAASKMQQNQMQSPEKGILKKSVEHHHQNQNSEADDKIVSDDEIVPIVIRPGHIRFEPLQEDQTVQRNQPSVEAFQWSGIASKKKGIKLQDPFQWNGITSKKKGQQWGKEKVSFWRNDDKVSNNEHYTKTTTKKMKPINDPIEFDKLASFTGLPKEGDVIAYRLIELSSTWTPELSSYRVGKTSWYDAKSNRVLLTPVPEYPIHLQKPDEDASEPPSENSLYGEDGSLEVDFSLLIDARIVKHGQSDLSKVVTGWVNDGPVGNDIASSSDAPGNNDKHTLTSTPEEGEINVWDELSQALSAKKTELVKENGWGKESSSSGRKSWSYRAMRGSALGPTMAILRARKDI, from the exons ATGGGGAGAGTGAGACTTCGGGTCGAGTTCTTAGATCGCCACATTCTGAGCAAATCGCAGAGATCGGAAGGACTAAAGCGAAGCTGGATTCTCCTTCAGCCTCTGCTCGAAACCGTCTCCGATCTATCCTCCCATCTCCTCCACGCTTTCGACCTCCATCACTCTTGCCCTAATGGCGTTATCCTCTCT ATGGATGGCTTTGTGTTGCCGCCATTTGAGTCAACAAGTATTCTAAAGGATAAAGATGAAATTAA AGTCGAAAGGAAGGGGAAAACGCTATCTAGGATTGTCCAGGAAGATGGTGGAGCAAATTTAGTTGTGGAAGATGAAATTGTAGAGAAGCAGCCTGTGCTCACTGGTATGCCTCTTTTAGCAAGTGAGGAGTTTGAAAAGGAGGCTGGTGGTTACCAAAGTGAACCTGAACAAGAGGAAGACAGACAGTCACAGGATGCATTACATGTGGAGAGTTCACATGGCGGAAACGTGGTttcgaagaaaagaaaagcagcAGAGAAACGCCAGAGCTCTAA gaagaagaaaaaacttCACGTGGATCCTcaagataataataatgagtTTCACATAGAGCAGGCTGGCTGTGAACTGCACCGTGCAAAGAGGattgacaagaagaagaaaatatctGATGTAAAGAGCAGACCAAAGACAGAGATTACTCCTACAAGAGCCAAGATTAATAATGACATCTGTGAATCTTTGCCTAGTCCAAAGGA GTCTGTTGAGCTTGAAGAGAACAATGCTGGATGTGCTGATGTACCTGGGACATCCCATGTAGATAGGAAG GGTTCTAGAAGTTCCCGGAGGAAAAGGGCCTCAAGGATATGGCTGCGGGAAATAAAAGCAGCTGAGAAAGAG CTTGCAGCGTCTAAAATGCAGCAAAATCAAATGCAATCTCCTGAAAAGGGTATTCTTAAGAAGTCCGTTgaacatcatcatcaaaaccaaaatagtgAAGCAGATGACAAGATTGTTTCAGATGATGAGATTGTTCCCATTGTGATTAGGCCAGGACATATTCGCTTTGAACCTCTGCAGGAGG ACCAGACTGTCCAGCGAAACCAACCTTCAGTG GAAGCATTTCAATGGAGTGGAATTGCCAGCAAGAAAAAGGGAATCAAGCTTCAGGATCCATTTCAGTGGAATGGAATTACCAGCAAGAAAAAGGGTCAACAATGGGGTAAAGAAAAAGTTTCATTCTGGAGGAATGACGATAAAGTTTCCAACAATGAACATTATACGAAAACAACTACCAAAAAAATGAAGCCTATAAATGATCCCATTGAATTTGATAAGCTTGCATCATTTACTGGTTTGCCTAAG GAAGGTGATGTGATTGCATATCGTCTAATTGAGTTATCGTCAACCTGGACACCCGAGCTTTCCTCTTACCGA GTTGGGAAAACATCATGGTATGATGCTAAATCCAATAGAGTCCTGCTCACACCAGTTCCAGAATATCCAATACATTTACAGAAACCAGATGAAGATGCAAGCGAACCACCATCAGAAAACTCTCTCTATGGGGAAGATGGATCTTTAGAG GTAGATTTTTCATTACTCATTGATGCACGGATTGTCAAGCATGGCCAGTCAGATCTTTCGAAAGTAGTAACTGGCTGGGTTAATGACGGTCCAGTTGGCAATGATATTGCCTCATCAAGTGATGCGCCTGGGAATAATGACAAACACACGCTTACTTCTACACCAG AAGAAGGAGAAATAAATGTGTGGGATGAACTCAGCCAGGCTCTAAGTGCCAAGAAAACAGAGTTGGTTAAGGAAAATGGTTGGGGTAAAGAGAGTTCTAGCAGTGGTAGGAAATCATGGTCATACAGAGCCATGAGAGgcagtgcacttggcccaacaatGGCTATTCTAAGAGCAAGGAAGGATATATAA
- the LOC127797612 gene encoding serine/threonine-protein kinase AFC2-like isoform X4 → MHDMRLIHTDLKPENILFVSPDYVKVPDYKVGSWSLKDGYYLKRLPKSSAIKVIDFGSTAYERQDHNYIISTRHYRAPEVILGLGWSYPSDIWSVGCILVELCSGEALFQTHENLEHLAMMERVLGPIPQHMLKSVDRHAEKYVRRGKLEWPEGATSRESIKAVLKLPRLQNLIMHHVDHSAGDLIDLLQGLLRFDPSIRMTAYEALRHPFFTGEYQRRY, encoded by the exons ATGCATGATATGCGCCTCATCCACACAGACTTGAAACCCGAGAACATACTTTTTGTTTCACCAGACTATGTGAAAGTTCCTGACTACAAG GTTGGATCCTGGTCACTGAAAGATGGATATTATCTTAAGAGATTGCCAAAGTCCAGTGCTATTAAGGTTATCGATTTTGGTAGCACAGCATATGAGCGTCAAGATCATAACTATATCATTTCTACTAGGCATTATCGTGCACCTGAGGTTATTCTTG GTCTTGGATGGAGCTATCCCTCTGATATATGGAGTGTTGGTTGTATATTGGTGGAATTATGCTCA GGAGAAGCTTTGTTCCAGACACACGAGAACTTGGAGCACCTGGCCATGATGGAGAGGGTTTTGGGTCCAATACCTCAGCACATGTTGAAAAGCGTAGA CCGACATGCTGAGAAGTATGTCAGAAGAGGCAAGTTGGAATGGCCAGAGGGTGCGACCTCCAGGGAGAGCATCAAAGCCGTTTTGAAGCTACCCCGTCTTCAG AATCTAATAATGCATCATGTGGATCATTCTGCTGGAGATCTCATAGACCTCTTGCAAGGTCTCCTCAGGTTTGACCCTTCCATCCGAATGACAGCTTATGAAGCCCTGAGACACCCTTTCTTTACCGGAGAGTATCAGAGGAGGTATTAA
- the LOC127796793 gene encoding protein-tyrosine-phosphatase MKP1-like, with protein MSGDQPPPEKGRPSGATGSGVNRKNYLRSVSWTDRSPRTPNPRPPQSNPKSRLCLPPLQPLSISKRSFEEWPRAGSDDLGIWPQAPTPGANPNSEQPGREFQFKKEKLAFFDKECSRIVDHVYLGSESVAKNREVLAKNGITHVLNCVGFVCPEYFKNDLVYNTLWLQDSPSEDITSILFDVFDYFEDVREQGGRVLVHCCQGVSRSTSLVIAYLMWKERQSFDDAFQYVKAARGVTNPNMGFACQLMLCRNRVLAFLASPNSVLRMYRMAPHSPYDPLHLVPKMLSQPDARVLDSRGAFIIHVPSAVYVWIGRHCVSAISDNARTAAYQVIRYEMAQGPVVTIKEGEEPPEFWDALTDDGQPLAADGCAELETKEKEDRLSVQPDRPSADSWPGIGERKVNSYDMDFEMFYKALAGGVVPPLPLSGARSETRLPARASGWGRLRRKFTSGIMKEFIGASKSSCNASPSSHSPETAKGYSKIDYRASLINPPSPSSTRYGYPASLINPPSPSSKIDYRASLINPPSPSSTRYGYPATLINPPSPSSKIDYRASLINPPSPSSTRCGSPDVFFSSPASSPTGKKDIQKEEKHSGHHIDPLSSPTTSCSSVDSFSSYLVSSPKFSSKSPSLSPSTSDYSSSFTFSPSSSKWSDLSYLSSLSSPSGLDSLDLYPANDASLEENYASPCKGKVFPRNQASMEANHSFPCKGTIPSIAERRGSNPPPRMMLSSVDETPQAPRRLVNSWSFALTDLEDDLPMDVDCSHSEEEIFYQLNREESMPDADIVDATNEIQNCIENREDNIFQIPSS; from the coding sequence ATGTCTGGGGATCAACCACCACCAGAAAAGGGCCGGCCCTCCGGCGCCACCGGTAGCGGTGTTAACCGGAAAAACTATTTACGGTCGGTTTCTTGGACGGATAGGTCGCCAAGAACGCCTAACCCTAGGCCGCCACAATCAAACCCCAAGTCGAGATTATGCCTTCCACCATTGCAACCCCTTTCAATCTCCAAAAGGAGCTTTGAAGAATGGCCTAGAGCTGGCTCTGATGATCTTGGAATTTGGCCTCAAGCTCCAACGCCCGGTGCAAACCCAAATTCAGAACAGCCAGGGAGAGAATTTCAATTCAAGAAGGAAAAGCTTGCGTTTTTCGACAAGGAGTGTTCGAGGATTGTTGATCATGTATACCTAGGGAGTGAGTCGGTTGCCAAGAACCGTGAGGTTCTTGCCAAGAATGGGATAACCCATGTGTTGAATTGTGTTGGTTTTGTTTGCCCGGAGTACTTCAAGAACGATCTTGTGTACAACACACTTTGGCTTCAGGACAGCCCTTCTGAGGATATCACAAGTATACTGTTTGATGTGTTTGATTACTTCGAGGATGTTCGGGAGCAGGGCGGGCGGGTTCTTGTCCACTGTTGCCAGGGCGTGTCGCGATCAACCTCCCTGGTTATTGCCTACCTCATGTGGAAGGAGAGGCAGAGCTTTGATGATGCATTTCAATATGTGAAGGCTGCAAGAGGGGTCACCAATCCGAATATGGGTTTTGCTTGCCAACTGATGTTGTGCCGGAACCGGGTACTAGCCTTTCTGGCGAGCCCGAATTCTGTGCTGAGGATGTATCGCATGGCACCTCACTCCCCGTATGATCCCCTTCATCTTGTACCAAAAATGTTAAGCCAGCCAGACGCCCGTGTTCTGGATTCTCGGGGAGCATTCATCATTCATGTCCCTTCGGCTGTATATGTCTGGATTGGGAGGCACTGTGTCTCGGCAATATCGGATAATGCGAGGACTGCTGCCTATCAGGTAATCAGGTATGAAATGGCTCAGGGACCGGTTGTTACCATCAAAGAAGGCGAAGAGCCACCTGAATTTTGGGATGCCCTTACAGACGACGGACAACCCCTAGCAGCAGATGGTTGTGCAGAATTGGAGAccaaagagaaagaagacaGGTTGTCGGTCCAACCTGACAGACCCTCTGCTGATAGTTGGCCAGGTATTGGTGAAAGGAAAGTTAATTCGTACGACATGGATTTTGAAATGTTCTACAAGGCGCTTGCCGGTGGGGTTGTTCCACCTTTACCATTGTCAGGAGCTAGATCTGAGACTCGTCTTCCTGCTAGAGCGAGTGGATGGGGTAGATTGAGAAGGAAATTTACAAGTGGAATTATGAAAGAATTTATCGGTGCATCTAAGTCCAGTTGTAATGCTTCTCCATCAAGTCATTCACCGGAGACAGCCAAAGGTTATAGCAAAATTGACTATCGTGCTTCTCTGATCAATCCTCCATCTCCTTCAAGCACTAGATATGGCTATCCTGCTTCTCTGATCAATCCTCCATCTCCTTCAAGCAAAATTGACTATCGAGCTTCTCTGATCAATCCTCCATCTCCTTCAAGCACTAGATATGGCTATCCTGCTACTCTGATCAATCCTCCATCTCCTTCGAGCAAAATTGACTATCGTGCTTCTCTGATCAATCCTCCATCTCCTTCAAGCACTAGATGTGGCTCACCGGATGTCTTCTTCAGTTCTCCGGCTAGCAGCCCAACTGGGAAAAAGGATATccagaaagaagaaaaacactCTGGGCATCACATCGATCCTTTGTCTTCACCAACCACTAGTTGCAGTTCAGTAGATTCTTTTTCTTCGTATCTTGTGAGTAGCCCAAAGTTCAGTTCTAAATCTCCATCACTTTCACCTTCAACCTCCGATTATTCCAGTTCGTTCACTTTCTCCCCCTCATCTTCTAAGTGGTCTGACTTGTCGTATTTATCATCTCTGTCTTCCCCTTCTGGATTAGACTCTTTAGATCTGTATCCTGCCAATGATGCTTCCTTGGAAGAAAATTATGCTTCACCTTGTAAAGGAAAAGTGTTTCCTAGAAACCAGGCTTCAATGGAGGCAAATCATTCCTTCCCATGTAAAGGAACTATCCCATCCATTGCAGAGCGAAGAGGAAGTAATCCCCCACCTCGTATGATGCTATCTTCAGTCGACGAAACGCCTCAAGCTCCAAGGCGCCTAGTAAACTCATGGTCATTTGCTCTAACAGATTTAGAGGACGATCTTCCAATGGATGTTGACTGCAGCCACAGTGAGGAAGAAATCTTCTATCAACTGAATAGAGAAGAGTCCATGCCTGATGCTGACATAGTTGATGCTACCAATGAGATACAGAATTGTATTGAAAATAGAGAAGATAATATATTTCAGATTCCATCAAGTTAA
- the LOC127797612 gene encoding serine/threonine-protein kinase AFC2-like isoform X1 yields the protein MEMEYATEFPRNYMDRRPRKRPRVGWDVSHTPKAHSGIYSEQDVGNLTSFGHSRVLSDHASLFVKGLAQKGSPPWRDDDKDGHYMFELGENLTPRYKILRKIGEGTFGQVLECWDREAKEMVAIKVIRSIKKYREAAKVEVDVLQLLGRHDRIGSRCVQIRNWFDYRNHICIVFEKLGPSLFDFLRKNNYRPFPVDLVREIARQLLECVAFMHDMRLIHTDLKPENILFVSPDYVKVPDYKVGSWSLKDGYYLKRLPKSSAIKVIDFGSTAYERQDHNYIISTRHYRAPEVILGLGWSYPSDIWSVGCILVELCSGEALFQTHENLEHLAMMERVLGPIPQHMLKSVDRHAEKYVRRGKLEWPEGATSRESIKAVLKLPRLQNLIMHHVDHSAGDLIDLLQGLLRFDPSIRMTAYEALRHPFFTGEYQRRY from the exons ATGGAGATGGAGTATGCGACGGAGTTTCCCCGTAATTACATGGATCGCCGCCCAAGGAAGCGCCCGAGGGTAGGCTGGGACGTATCTCATACTCCAAAG GCCCATTCAGGAATATATAGTGAGCAAGATGTTGGAAATTTGACAAGCTTTGGACATTCAAGGGTACTCTCAGACCATGCTAGTCTATTTGTAAAGGGATTGGCTCAAAAAGGCTCTCCCCCATGGCGAGATGATGACAAAGATGGGCATTACATGTTTGAGCTTGGAGAGAATTTAACACCCCGCT ACAAGATCCTCAGAAAAATTGGTGAAG GTACGTTTGGTCAGGTTCTGGAGTGCTGGGATAGGGAAGCTAAGGAGATGGTTGCAATAAAAGTCATTAGAAGCATTAAGAAGTATCGTGAAGCAGCGAAGGTAGAAGTAGATGTGCTTCAGTTGCTTGGGAGACATGATAGAATTGGCAGCCG TTGCGTTCAAATAAGGAACTGGTTTGACTATCGTAACCATATTTGTATC GTCTTTGAGAAGCTTGGACCAAGCTTATTCGATTTTCTTCGGAAAAACAATTATCGCCCATTTCCAGTTGATCTAGTCCGAGAGATTGCAAGACAACTATTGGAGTGTGTAGCCT TTATGCATGATATGCGCCTCATCCACACAGACTTGAAACCCGAGAACATACTTTTTGTTTCACCAGACTATGTGAAAGTTCCTGACTACAAG GTTGGATCCTGGTCACTGAAAGATGGATATTATCTTAAGAGATTGCCAAAGTCCAGTGCTATTAAGGTTATCGATTTTGGTAGCACAGCATATGAGCGTCAAGATCATAACTATATCATTTCTACTAGGCATTATCGTGCACCTGAGGTTATTCTTG GTCTTGGATGGAGCTATCCCTCTGATATATGGAGTGTTGGTTGTATATTGGTGGAATTATGCTCA GGAGAAGCTTTGTTCCAGACACACGAGAACTTGGAGCACCTGGCCATGATGGAGAGGGTTTTGGGTCCAATACCTCAGCACATGTTGAAAAGCGTAGA CCGACATGCTGAGAAGTATGTCAGAAGAGGCAAGTTGGAATGGCCAGAGGGTGCGACCTCCAGGGAGAGCATCAAAGCCGTTTTGAAGCTACCCCGTCTTCAG AATCTAATAATGCATCATGTGGATCATTCTGCTGGAGATCTCATAGACCTCTTGCAAGGTCTCCTCAGGTTTGACCCTTCCATCCGAATGACAGCTTATGAAGCCCTGAGACACCCTTTCTTTACCGGAGAGTATCAGAGGAGGTATTAA
- the LOC127797612 gene encoding serine/threonine-protein kinase AFC2-like isoform X3 encodes MCFSCLGDMIELAAVMHDMRLIHTDLKPENILFVSPDYVKVPDYKVGSWSLKDGYYLKRLPKSSAIKVIDFGSTAYERQDHNYIISTRHYRAPEVILGLGWSYPSDIWSVGCILVELCSGEALFQTHENLEHLAMMERVLGPIPQHMLKSVDRHAEKYVRRGKLEWPEGATSRESIKAVLKLPRLQNLIMHHVDHSAGDLIDLLQGLLRFDPSIRMTAYEALRHPFFTGEYQRRY; translated from the exons ATGTGCTTCAGTTGCTTGGGAGACATGATAGAATTGGCAGCCG TTATGCATGATATGCGCCTCATCCACACAGACTTGAAACCCGAGAACATACTTTTTGTTTCACCAGACTATGTGAAAGTTCCTGACTACAAG GTTGGATCCTGGTCACTGAAAGATGGATATTATCTTAAGAGATTGCCAAAGTCCAGTGCTATTAAGGTTATCGATTTTGGTAGCACAGCATATGAGCGTCAAGATCATAACTATATCATTTCTACTAGGCATTATCGTGCACCTGAGGTTATTCTTG GTCTTGGATGGAGCTATCCCTCTGATATATGGAGTGTTGGTTGTATATTGGTGGAATTATGCTCA GGAGAAGCTTTGTTCCAGACACACGAGAACTTGGAGCACCTGGCCATGATGGAGAGGGTTTTGGGTCCAATACCTCAGCACATGTTGAAAAGCGTAGA CCGACATGCTGAGAAGTATGTCAGAAGAGGCAAGTTGGAATGGCCAGAGGGTGCGACCTCCAGGGAGAGCATCAAAGCCGTTTTGAAGCTACCCCGTCTTCAG AATCTAATAATGCATCATGTGGATCATTCTGCTGGAGATCTCATAGACCTCTTGCAAGGTCTCCTCAGGTTTGACCCTTCCATCCGAATGACAGCTTATGAAGCCCTGAGACACCCTTTCTTTACCGGAGAGTATCAGAGGAGGTATTAA
- the LOC127797612 gene encoding serine/threonine-protein kinase AFC2-like isoform X2: protein MVAIKVIRSIKKYREAAKVEVDVLQLLGRHDRIGSRCVQIRNWFDYRNHICIVFEKLGPSLFDFLRKNNYRPFPVDLVREIARQLLECVAFMHDMRLIHTDLKPENILFVSPDYVKVPDYKVGSWSLKDGYYLKRLPKSSAIKVIDFGSTAYERQDHNYIISTRHYRAPEVILGLGWSYPSDIWSVGCILVELCSGEALFQTHENLEHLAMMERVLGPIPQHMLKSVDRHAEKYVRRGKLEWPEGATSRESIKAVLKLPRLQNLIMHHVDHSAGDLIDLLQGLLRFDPSIRMTAYEALRHPFFTGEYQRRY, encoded by the exons ATGGTTGCAATAAAAGTCATTAGAAGCATTAAGAAGTATCGTGAAGCAGCGAAGGTAGAAGTAGATGTGCTTCAGTTGCTTGGGAGACATGATAGAATTGGCAGCCG TTGCGTTCAAATAAGGAACTGGTTTGACTATCGTAACCATATTTGTATC GTCTTTGAGAAGCTTGGACCAAGCTTATTCGATTTTCTTCGGAAAAACAATTATCGCCCATTTCCAGTTGATCTAGTCCGAGAGATTGCAAGACAACTATTGGAGTGTGTAGCCT TTATGCATGATATGCGCCTCATCCACACAGACTTGAAACCCGAGAACATACTTTTTGTTTCACCAGACTATGTGAAAGTTCCTGACTACAAG GTTGGATCCTGGTCACTGAAAGATGGATATTATCTTAAGAGATTGCCAAAGTCCAGTGCTATTAAGGTTATCGATTTTGGTAGCACAGCATATGAGCGTCAAGATCATAACTATATCATTTCTACTAGGCATTATCGTGCACCTGAGGTTATTCTTG GTCTTGGATGGAGCTATCCCTCTGATATATGGAGTGTTGGTTGTATATTGGTGGAATTATGCTCA GGAGAAGCTTTGTTCCAGACACACGAGAACTTGGAGCACCTGGCCATGATGGAGAGGGTTTTGGGTCCAATACCTCAGCACATGTTGAAAAGCGTAGA CCGACATGCTGAGAAGTATGTCAGAAGAGGCAAGTTGGAATGGCCAGAGGGTGCGACCTCCAGGGAGAGCATCAAAGCCGTTTTGAAGCTACCCCGTCTTCAG AATCTAATAATGCATCATGTGGATCATTCTGCTGGAGATCTCATAGACCTCTTGCAAGGTCTCCTCAGGTTTGACCCTTCCATCCGAATGACAGCTTATGAAGCCCTGAGACACCCTTTCTTTACCGGAGAGTATCAGAGGAGGTATTAA